A DNA window from Fragaria vesca subsp. vesca linkage group LG3, FraVesHawaii_1.0, whole genome shotgun sequence contains the following coding sequences:
- the LOC101295215 gene encoding cellulose synthase-like protein E1-like produces MGEERHSPLFETTKAKGKVFYRFSAVSVSVGICLIWVYRVTHIPKAGEDGRFGWMLLFAAELWFSFYWFITQALRWSRTYRHTFKDRLSERYENELPGVDIFVCTADPIIEPPMMVMNTVLSVMSYDYPPEKLSVYLSDDGGSEFTYYAFLEAAEFAKYWIPYCKEYSMEPRSPFAYFVSIDSDAVDDESQNQKKAADLALIKKLYEGMATKVENAVKLGRIPEEVRSKHKGFSQWDSYSSKRDHDTILQIVIDGRDPNARDVEGCVLPTLVYLAREKRPQIHHNFKAGAMNALIRVSSNISNGKLLLNVDCDMYSNNSKAIRDALCFLMDEEQGHEIAYVQFPQNFDNLTKNELYASLRVITEVEFHGLDTYWGMPYIGTGCFHRRDTLSGKKFSKVNKSEMKWEDNKREYIGIHELEQSSKRLASCTFEENTQWGKEMGLKYGCTVEDVITGLSIQCRGWKSVNYNPTRKAFLGLAPTTLLQALVMYKRWAEGNLQITLSKDNVVWCGHRKLSLGHKLGYLRFNLWAANCWATLIYATLPSLYLLRGTSLFPQISSRWIIPFAYVIIAKHIGSFVEYRWCGGTSLGWWNDQRIWLYQRTSSYLFAFIDTIVHYLGYRNSAFVITAKVADEDVSERYEKEIMEFGSSSPMFTVLATLALLNLYCFAWVVKAAITGMNGFADVYETMCLQILLCVVFIAINLPLYEADRRKKALYLRKDKGKLPSSVALKGEREKKFGGGFVENGGQSRPGSIGEDGRGRRASQLSLYAREECLTRLGSFDLGWVFKEGINGQD; encoded by the exons ATGGGAGAGGAAAGACATTCACCACTGTTTGAGACAACGAAGGCAAAGGGAAAAGTATTCTATAGGTTTTCTGCAGTGTCAGTATCTGTTGGTATATGTTTGATTTGGGTTTATAGAGTGACTCACATACCAAAAGCTGGAGAAGATGGAAGATTTGGCTGGATGTTGTTGTTCGCCGCTGAGTTATGGTTCAGTTTTTACTGGTTCATCACTCAAGCGCTTCGTTGGAGCCGCACCTACAGGCATACCTTCAAGGACAGACTCTCCGAAAG ATATGAGAATGAGTTGCCGGGGGTGGACATATTCGTGTGCACCGCGGATCCGATCATAGAGCCGCCGATGATGGTGATGAACACTGTTCTATCGGTCATGTCTTATGACTATCCGCCGGAGAAGCTCAGCGTGTATCTCTCTGACGATGGAGGCTCAGAATTTACGTACTATGCTTTTCTGGAAGCTGCTGAGTTTGCCAAGTATTGGATACCCTATTGCAAGGAGTACAGTATGGAGCCGAGATCACCATTTGCTTATTTTGTCTCGATAGATTCTGATGCAGTTGATGATGAAAGCCAGAATCAGAAAAAGGCTGCTGATTTAGCGCTCATTAAG AAACTATACGAGGGCATGGCAACGAAAGTTGAAAATGCAGTGAAGCTAGGTCGGATTCCGGAAGAAGTAAGATCAAAACATAAAGGTTTTTCTCAGTGGGACTCATACTCTTCAAAACGTGACCATGACACCATTCTTCAA ATAGTAATTGACGGGAGAGACCCAAATGCAAGAGATGTTGAAGGGTGTGTGTTGCCAACTTTGGTGTATTTGGCTCGGGAGAAGAGACCCCAGATTCACCATAACTTCAAAGCTGGTGCTATGAATGCTCTG ATTAGGGTATCGTCAAATATTAGCAATGGGAAGTTACTTCTTAATGTAGACTGTGACATGTATTCAAACAACTCCAAGGCCATAAGGGATGCACTCTGCTTCTTGATGGATGAAGAACAAGGCCATGAGATTGCTTACGTACAGTTCCCCCAGAATTTCGATAACCTTACTAAGAATGAATTATACGCTTCATTGCGAGTAATTACCGAG GTGGAATTTCATGGTCTGGATACTTATTGGGGGATGCCATATATTGGAACCGGATGCTTCCACAGAAGAGACACTCTTTCTGGGAAGAAATTCAGCAAGGTGAATAAGAGTGAGATGAAATGGGAGGATAACAAAAGAGAGTACATTGGCATTCATGAATTAGAACAAAGTTCAAAGAGACTTGCGAGTTGTACATTTGAGGAGAACACACAATGGGGAAAAGAG ATGGGTTTGAAATATGGGTGTACAGTTGAGGATGTGATAACAGGACTATCAATCCAATGCCGAGGATGGAAATCAGTGAATTACAATCCAACAAGGAAAGCTTTCTTAGGATTAGCTCCTACCACCTTGCTTCAGGCACTTGTGATGTATAAGAGATGGGCGGAAGGCAACCTTCAGATTACGCTTTCTAAGGACAATGTTGTATGGTGTGGCCATAGAAAGCTTAGTTTAGGCCATAAACTGGGATACCTTCGCTTCAATTTATGGGCTGCTAATTGCTGGGCAACACTAATATACGCCACCCTTCCTTCACTTTACCTTCTTAGAGGCACGTCCTTATTTCCCCAG ATTTCCAGCAGATGGATCATACCATTTGCATATGTGATAATTGCTAAGCACATTGGGAGCTTCGTGGAGTATCGGTGGTGTGGAGGCACTAGCTTAGGTTGGTGGAACGACCAACGTATATGGCTTTACCAGAGAACATCGTCATACCTATTTGCCTTCATCGACACTATTGTACACTACCTCGGATACAGAAATTCAGCATTTGTAATAACAGCCAAGGTTGCCGATGAAGACGTGTCCGAACGATATGAGAAAGAGATCATGGAATTTGGGAGCTCGTCTCCGATGTTTACAGTGCTGGCAACACTTGCATTGCTCAATCTGTACTGCTTTGCTTGGGTTGTGAAGGCAGCAATTACTGGAATGAATGGTTTTGCAGACGTTTATGAGACAATGTGCTTGCAGATTCTCCTATGTGTGGTTTTCATTGCCATTAACCTACCGTTATACGAAGCTGATAGGCGCAAAA AAGCCCTATACCTAAGGAAGGACAAGGGCAAGCTGCCGAGCTCTGTAGCATTGAA AGGGGAAAGAGAGAAGAAATTTGGTGGTGGTTTTGTGGAGAATGGTGGCCAGAGTCGGCCGGGCAGCATCGGAGAAGACGGCCGAGGACGGAGAGCTTCTCAGCTCTCGTTGTACGCGAGAGAGGAGTGCTTGACCCGACTTGGGTCATTTGACCTTGGTTGGGTTTTCAAAGAAGGAATCAATGGTCAGGATTAA